One Mytilus trossulus isolate FHL-02 chromosome 5, PNRI_Mtr1.1.1.hap1, whole genome shotgun sequence DNA segment encodes these proteins:
- the LOC134717713 gene encoding uncharacterized protein LOC134717713 yields the protein MSTPPNLNDLTKILMRFRIGKYGISTDIEKAFLQIGLDKKDHDATRFFWLADPDDPCGNLTTYRFKSILFGATCSPFIFNATLLKHLDENEISITQTMKRDLYVDNILSSVETYDEAIAYFKDARNVMSKGGFNLRSWSSNCSDLTEIAKTENLAEKNITVNILGMIWNTEKDTISFHKVNVTDIEEPNITKREILSQSSRIYDPMGSLSPVSVRAKILMQDLWKDKLEWDEPLPLNVQQQWMELARDLEFSTNTELPRQILTKSTDEPTQLHVFVDASQRSYGSAVYIKNRQQSTLVFAKSLKTLTLPQLELMAAVIGARIAAHVKSALSINKVTYWSDSQIVSHWLTTTKHLKKFLHNRITEIKSLTQDSEWKYCPTNDNPANLFTRGNSASQLADAKLWFNGPEWINCSKSWPQWTPNTCILLTNIDQEENVTNTIEGNNTHSIHCILDIMRYSTLTKILRVSSWIYRFIANCRKSRSQRIQSKFITCEELQDTIEKWIISAQRISFDKEIRTLKSQSNTPNTLFRQLRLYIDEKEIVRCRGRIHNAQISENSRFPCLLPNNYHFTELLISEVHKNLKHSGVLATVTEIRQNYWIPKIRQQVKKGLRKCVNCRKVNGKPYSAPDPPPLPKTRLMEAPSFTVTGVDFTGALYVKDNNGQGSKVFICLFTCASTRAVHLEVLTDLKERSFLQAFRRFTSCKSLPRVMISDNASTYMAASETLERLTKSETLNDALSVCGTTWKFIIKRAPWYGGWWERLIGLTQMCLRKVLGRSYITSEDLQTIVTEIEAVLNDRPLTYVSTDIEDQVLLTPSHLLYGRRITTTPYPRQDTNENTSFIDRSDISKRAELQTFVIGQFWSRWKSEYLTSLREYHTRTGDNDQTI from the coding sequence ATGTCAACACCACCAAATCTAAATGACTTAACGAAAATATTAATGCGATTTAGAATCGGAAAATATGGTATCAGTACAGATATtgaaaaggcctttttacagaTAGGACTTGACAAGAAGGATCATGACGCTACACGTTTCTTTTGGCTAGCTGACCCCGACGACCCATGTGGCAATCTAACAACTTACAGGTTTAAATCGATATTGTTTGGCGCAACATGCTcaccatttatttttaatgccaCTCTACTTAAGCACTTGGACGAAAATGAAATTAGTATAACACAAACGATGAAAAGGGACTTATATGTAGACAATATTCTGTCAAGCGTTGAGACTTATGACGAAGCTATTGCATATTTCAAGGATGCGAGAAATGTCATGTCAAAGGGAGGATTCAATTTGCGATCTTGGAGCTCAAACTGCAGTGATTTAACTGAAATTgcaaaaactgaaaatttagCCGAAAAGAACATAACGGTAAATATACTAGGAATGATATGGAACACTGAAAAAGATacaatttcttttcataaagTTAATGTAACAGATATTGAGGAACCAAACATTACAAAACGTGAAATACTGAGTCAATCATCTCGAATCTACGATCCTATGGGATCACTTTCGCCAGTGTCCGTTAGGGCCAAAATTTTAATGCAAGACCTCTGGAAAGACAAACTTGAGTGGGATGAACCACTTCCGTTAAACGTACAACAACAGTGGATGGAATTAGCTAGAGACTTAGAATTTTCAACAAACACAGAGTTACCGAGACAGATTTTAACTAAAAGTACAGATGAACCAACACAGTTACATGTTTTCGTTGATGCCAGCCAGAGATCCTACGGATCAgctgtttatataaaaaatcgaCAGCAGTCAACATTAGTATTTGCTAAAAGCCTAAAGACTTTGACATTACCACAATTAGAACTAATGGCCGCTGTGATAGGAGCTAGAATTGCAGCACACGTAAAATCAGCTCTATCAATAAACAAAGTCACGTATTGGTCGGACAGTCAAATAGTTTCACACTGGTTAACAACGactaaacatttgaaaaaattcCTTCACAACAGAATTACAGAAATTAAATCTTTAACACAGGATTCAGAGTGGAAATATTGTCCAACGAATGACAACCCTGCAAACCTATTTACAAGAGGGAACAGCGCTTCACAACTAGCAGATGCTAAACTGTGGTTTAATGGACCGGAATGGATCAATTGTTCAAAATCTTGGCCGCAGTGGACACCTAACACATGCATTCTTTTAACGAATATAGATCAAGAGGAGAACGTTACAAATACAATTGAAGGGAATAATACACATAGCATTCATTGCATACTGGATATTATGAGATACAGTACATTAACAAAGATACTACGTGTTAGTTCGTGGATTTACCGATTCATAGCGAATTGCCGCAAATCACGCTCACAGAGAATACAGAGCAAATTCATCACATGCGAGGAACTACAAGATACAATAGAAAAATGGATAATAAGTGCTCAGAGgatttcatttgataaagaaatcAGGACTTTGAAGTCGCAATCGAACACACCCAATACTTTATTTCGACAATTACGACTATATATAGATGAGAAAGAAATTGTTCGTTGCCGCGGGAGAATTCATAATGCTCAAATTAGTGAAAATTCAAGATTTCCGTGTTTATTACCAAATAATTATCATTTCACTGAATTGCTTATATCGGAAGTtcataagaatttaaaacattcaGGAGTATTGGCCACAGTCACCGAGATTCGCCAAAATTATTGGATACCTAAAATACGTCAACAAGTGAAAAAAGGTCTTCGTAAATGCGTTAATTGTCGTAAAGTAAACGGAAAACCGTACAGTGCGCCAGATCCTCCACCTCTACCAAAGACAAGATTAATGGAAGCACCATCGTTTACCGTCACAGGTGTTGATTTTACTGGAGCGTTATATGTTAAAGACAATAACGGACAAGGGAGCAAAGTATTCATATGCTTATTTACATGTGCGTCAACGCGCGCAGTGCATTTAGAGGTCCTCACAGATCTTAAAGAAAGATCTTTTTTACAAGCGTTCAGAAGATTTACGAGCTGCAAGTCTTTGCCGAGAGTGATGATATCTGACAATGCGTCAACATACATGGCCGCATCCGAGACTTTAGAGAGACTTACCAAATCCGAAACCTTAAATGATGCGTTATCCGTCTGTGGAACGACTTGGAAATTCATAATAAAACGAGCTCCCTGGTATGGTGGTTGGTGGGAGCGCTTAATAGGACTAACACAAATGTGCTTACGAAAAGTTCTTGGAAGATCGTACATTACATCGGAGGATTTACAAACAATAGTCACCGAAATTGAAGCCGTGTTGAACGATCGGCCTTTAACGTATGTATCCACCGACATCGAGGATCAGGTACTTTTGACACCATCGCACCTGCTGTATGGGAGAAGGATTACAACTACACCGTATCCACGACAAGACACCAACGAAAATACAAGTTTCATAGACAGAAGCGACATTTCTAAACGTGCTGAACTACAAACTTTCGTAATTGGCCAATTTTGGTCGCGATGGAAATCAGAATATCTTACGTCGCTACGTGAATACCACACCCGAACAGGAGATAACGACCAGACAATTTAA
- the LOC134717714 gene encoding uncharacterized protein LOC134717714 — protein MYELDCKIRQILKFIKSFETSTIISHDSVGPSTSRLNPDAYNFTPEARVDMNTCAIDSINQQYSMHAPAVHTRPSENVMFQVPSEPRSSKSCYHRLPKLDLPYFNGDILKWQTFWDCFESSIHFNDTLTPIQKFNYLKAQLEGSAAQRVEGFALTNGNYETAVNLLRDRFGQPRKLIHAYMKALMNLPAPTNDAFSLRSYGDRLESYVRGLVSLGQTSEMYGSLLVPVVLDKLPIDVRKSIAREHGRDNLMLQNLRKSTTKEIEILEAGQGVMEPDRLHTTAFFTGSQPRSHNKGKLTDTRKKVNTHTFFFCSCQHYPTECSEVTDANARNQIVKQKQLCFNCLGSHRVAACKSTKRCKHCNGKHHTSICKEKEVITDTKQEPKIQQTAINVVETLDTTSVLHASQVSPDILLKTATAPVLYNDVKTECNILFDEGAQRSFITQKLADKLEIKTTGKVSIHLSAFADLSQKVRNLETATIQLLTDTGENVRINTLIDPEIAVPIHNSISHTTSSLPHLRGLKLAHSVHGGEQFEIDLLIGADYYWEIIEDKIIRGKGPIAVQSKIGYLLSGPTIGNISQQSISTVLLNVISPHQLEETEIEKFWTLESIGINTCENKENTNYLQTYQNTAIDYENGKYTAKLPWKLDHPDLPSNMAIAKGRTENIIRRLNREHHLLQKYSKIINEQEKRGFIERVSDTEV, from the coding sequence ATGTACGAACTTGATTGTAAAATTAGACaaattctgaaatttattaAGTCCTTTGAAACCAGTACTATAATTTCGCATGATAGTGTTGGTCCTTCAACGAGCAGACTTAACCCAGACGCATATAATTTCACACCCGAAGCTAGAGTTGATATGAACACATGTGCAATAGATTCTATCAACCAGCAGTATTCAATGCACGCCCCTGCAGTTCATACCCGTCCGTCAGAGAATGTCATGTTTCAAGTCCCGTCAGAACCGAGATCTTCAAAATCTTGCTACCATAGGCTTCCAAAGTTAGACTTGCCCTATTTTAATGGAGATATTCTCAAGTGGCAGACATTTTGGGATTGTTTTGAGTCATCCATACACTTCAACGACACATTAACGCCAATCCAAAAGTTTAATTATCTGAAAGCCCAGCTAGAGGGAAGCGCCGCGCAAAGAGTAGAGGGATTCGCTTTGACAAATGGTAACTACGAAACCGCGGTCAACCTACTCAGAGATCGGTTCGGACAACCTAGAAAACTGATACATGCTTACATGAAAGCACTCATGAATTTACCCGCACCGACAAATGATGCTTTTAGTTTAAGGTCTTACGGAGACCGATTAGAATCATACGTACGAGGATTAGTGTCACTTGGTCAAACATCAGAGATGTATGGTTCGCTTTTGGTACCTGTAGTTTTGGACAAGTTACCGATTGACGTAAGAAAATCTATTGCAAGAGAACACGGGAGAGATAATTTGATGTTGCAAAATCTACGAAAATCAACAACTAAAGAGATTGAAATACTTGAGGCAGGACAGGGAGTCATGGAACCGGACAGATTGCACACCACAGCATTTTTCACAGGTTCACAACCAAGATCACACAATAAAGGTAAATTAACTGACACACGGAAGAAGGTTAATacgcatacattttttttttgttcctgTCAGCACTATCCAACGGAGTGCTCTGAAGTAACAGACGCAAACGCTAGAAATCAAATAGTAAAACAGAAACAGCTATGTTTTAACTGTTTAGGGTCACACCGGGTGGCCGCATGTAAGTCTACAAAACGGTGTAAACATTGTAATGGAAAGCATCATACAAGCATATGTAAAGAGAAAGAGGTCATTACAGATACGAAGCAGGAGCCGAAAATACAGCAGACAGCTATCAACGTGGTTGAAACATTAGACACAACTAGTGTATTGCATGCATCACAAGTAAGTCCCGACATTCTCCTAAAAACAGCAACTGCACCAGTTTTATATAACGACGTTAAAACAGAATGTAACATCTTATTTGACGAAGGAGCACAACGTTCCTTTATCACTCAGAAATTAGCcgataaacttgaaattaaaacaacaggGAAAGTCAGCATTCATCTGTCTGCGTTCGCAGATTTATCTCAGAAAGTTCGTAACTTGGAAACTGCAACAATACAATTACTGACCGACACGGGAGAAAATGTGCGTATAAACACACTCATTGATCCGGAAATTGCCGTCCCGATTCATAACAGTATTTCACATACTACAAGTAGCCTGCCACATTTGAGAGGACTTAAACTTGCACATTCTGTACACGGTGGAGAACAATTTGAGATCGACTTACTAATAGGCGCGGATTATTACTGGGAAATTATCGAGGACAAAATCATAAGAGGAAAAGGACCCATCGCTGTACAGTCAAAGATAGGATATCTGTTATCAGGACCAACTATTGGAAACATCAGCCAGCAGTCAATATCTACAGTTCTTTTAAACGTCATTTCACCCCATCAATTGGAGGAGACAGAGATCGAAAAGTTTTGGACACTTGAGTCAATAGGAATCAATACATGTGAAAACAAGGAGAACACCAACTATTTACAGACATACCAGAACACAGCTATTGATTACGAGAATGGAAAGTACACAGCAAAGTTGCCTTGGAAACTTGACCACCCTGATTTGCCTTCAAATATGGCCATTGCTAAAGGTAGGACCGAGAATATTATTAGACGTCTAAACCGGGAACATCATTTGCTACAAAAATACAGTAAAATAATCAATGAACAAGAAAAGAGAGGATTTATAGAGAGGGTTTCAGATACGGAAGTATAG